The stretch of DNA CTTCGTCCCTATTCACCTTTAAATACATATATATTCTCCTTGTAGATTTAGTAAGGTTGGTTCCTATGTTTCTTATTAACTTAAGTTGTTAAAAACATTTAACTTTTTATATACATTCAGTGTCATTCAATGTGAACAAACAAACAATGTTTATGAACTTGTTCAGTTAGAAACACGTAACAGACAAGTATTCTTCAAATTTATTAACAGTCTTTTCAAAACTGCATCATCCTTCTGTAATAATTGTATTTTTTTTACTGAATATAAGACTGTACTATGGTCTTTACCTCCAAATATCCTTCCGAGCGCAGGGTATGATAATCCTAAAAGATCTCTGCAAAGGTACATGGCTACCTGTCTGGCATGTGCTGTCATTTTATGCCGTTTAGTGCCGGTAAGGTCAGTTGGTTTGAGGTTAAAGTGAGTTGAAACAGATTTAATCACGTACTCTGGAGTAAGTGTTATATCTGTCTTTTCCTCAGTGTTGTTCAAAATGTTTTCAAAGTCTTTTTCATCCATGTTCTTGCGGACAAGTTCCCTGAATGCTGAAAGTTTGATTATTATTCCCTGAAGGTATCTGAAATCCTGAAATCTTTGTGAAAGTGTCAGGATTTGATCCTTGGTTAACGGCAGCTTTTTAAGTTTACACTGCTTCTGGATGTAGAGTGCTCTTATTTCGAGGTCAGGGCGTTTCAGATTAACAATCAGTCCCCATTCCAGCCTGGACTTCAGGTTCAGGTCTAAAAAGTTGTAGGAGGCTAATTTGTCTGTGCAACTGAAAACCATCTGTTTCCCATTTTCATAAAAATTATTAAAAATAGAAATTAACTCCTGCTGGAGGTTTTCGTATTTTTGAATTTGTTTAAGATCATCGAGAAAGAAATATTCAAAATCAAAAAAATAATTTCTTGCACGCATCATATCCCCGCCGAAGCGGACGGAATAAATATTTTGAATATCGTCAATATTTCCGAGGAATATCTTACCCGGGTCAATTTTCTTACTTATCTCGTTTGCAATAGCTTTTAACAAATGGCTTTTACCTGAACCGCTTTTACCGCAGATAACAAATGGATTAAATGCAATATTGTCTGCATGGGTTACTTCTTTTGCGGAAGCCAGAGGGAAATAGTTGCTTTTGCTGAC from Desulfovibrio gilichinskyi encodes:
- a CDS encoding DnaA ATPase domain-containing protein; the encoded protein is MKNALRNHLLTTCSDSDLIRWFDPINISISDENGDVIVTFPHAFFGQWFKSSIQDKFEEQLGLFLGGGFSVSYCNNGTSGTNKPGQISDTKKIDFPFGQKFTFENFLVSKSNYFPLASAKEVTHADNIAFNPFVICGKSGSGKSHLLKAIANEISKKIDPGKIFLGNIDDIQNIYSVRFGGDMMRARNYFFDFEYFFLDDLKQIQKYENLQQELISIFNNFYENGKQMVFSCTDKLASYNFLDLNLKSRLEWGLIVNLKRPDLEIRALYIQKQCKLKKLPLTKDQILTLSQRFQDFRYLQGIIIKLSAFRELVRKNMDEKDFENILNNTEEKTDITLTPEYVIKSVSTHFNLKPTDLTGTKRHKMTAHARQVAMYLCRDLLGLSYPALGRIFGGKDHSTVLYSVKKIQLLQKDDAVLKRLLINLKNTCLLRVSN